A genome region from Meriones unguiculatus strain TT.TT164.6M chromosome 2, Bangor_MerUng_6.1, whole genome shotgun sequence includes the following:
- the Lrrtm2 gene encoding leucine-rich repeat transmembrane neuronal protein 2: MGLHFKWPLGAPMLAAIYAMSVVLKMLPALGMACPPKCRCEKLLFYCDSQGFHSVPNATDKGSLGLSLRHNQITALERDQFASFSQLTWLHLDHNQISTVKEDAFQGLYKLKELILSSNKIFYLPNTTFTQLINLQNLDLSFNQLSSLHPELFYGLRKLQTLHLRSNSLRTIPVRLFWDCRSLEFLDLSTNRLRSLARNGFAGLIKLRELHLEHNQLTKINFAHFLRLSSLHTLFLQWNKISNLTCGMEWTWSTLEKLDLTGNEIKAIDLTVFETMPNLKILLMDNNKLNSLDSKILNSLRSLTTVGLSGNLWECSPRVCALASWLGSFQGRWEHSILCHSPDHTQGEDILDAVHGFQLCWNLSTTVTAVATTYRDPTTEYTKRISSSSYHVGDKEIPTTAGITVTTEEHFPEPDNAIFTQRVITGTMALLFSFFFIIFIVFISRKCCPPTLRRIRQCSMIQNHRQLRSQTRLHMSNMSDQGPYNEYEATHEGPFIIINGYGQCKCQQLPYKECEV, translated from the exons ATGG GCTTACATTTCAAGTGGCCATTAGGGGCCCCCATGCTGGCAGCAATCTATGCAATGAGTGTGGTTTTAAAAATGCTGCCTGCCCTGGGCATGGCGTGTCCACCTAAATGCCGCTGTGAGAAGCTGCTATTCTACTGCGACTCTCAGGGCTTCCACTCAGTGCCAAACGCCACAGACAAGGGTTCTCTGGGCCTGTCCCTGAGGCACAATCAGATCACAGCGCTTGAGAGAGATCAATTTGCCAGCTTCAGTCAACTCACCTGGCTCCACTTAGATCACAATCAAATCTCAACAGTAAAAGAAGACGCTTTCCAAGGACTATATAAACTTAAGGAGTTAATCTTAAGTTccaacaaaatattttacttgCCAAACACAACTTTTACCCAACTGATTAACCTGCAGAATTTGGACCTGTCTTTTAATCAGCTGTCGTCTCTGCACCCCGAGCTTTTCTATGGCCTTCGGAAGCTGCAGACCCTGCATTTGCGCTCCAACTCCCTGCGGACTATCCCAGTACGCCTGTTCTGGGACTGCCGTAGTCTAGAGTTTCTGGATTTGAGCACAAACCGTTTGCGAAGTTTGGCTCGAAATGGATTTGCAGGATTAATCAAACTGAGAGAGCTTCATCTAGAGCACAACCAGCTGACAAAGATTAATTTTGCTCATTTCCTCCGGCTAAGCAGTCTGCACACACTCTTCTTACAATGGAACAAAATTAGCAACTTGACGTGTGGGATGGAGTGGACCTGGAGCACTTTAGAAAAGCTAGACCTAACTGGAAATGAAATCAAAGCCATCGACTTGACAGTGTTCGAAACCATGCCTAATCTTAAAATACTCCTAATGGATAACAACAAGTTAAACAGTCTTGATTCAAAAATCTTAAACTCCCTGAGATCCCTCACAACCGTCGGCCTCTCTGGCAATCTGTGGGAATGCAGCCCCCGAGTATGTGCTCTTGCCTCCTGGCTGGGCAGTTTCCAAGGTCGGTGGGAGCATTCCATCCTATGCCACAGCCCTGACCACACCCAAGGAGAGGATATTCTAGATGCAGTCCATGGGTTTCAGCTCTGCTGGAATTTATCAACCACTGTTACTGCCGTGGCTacaacttacagagatccaacCACTGAATATACAAAAAGAATAAGCTCATCAAGTTACCATGTAGGAGACAAAGAAATCCCAACTACTGCAGGCATAACAGTTACTACAGAAGAACACTTTCCTGAACCAGACAATGCCATCTTTACTCAGCGAGTAATTACAGGGACAATggctttattgttttctttcttttttattatttttatagtgtTCATCTCCAGAAAGTGCTGCCCTCCCACTTTACGAAGAATTAGGCAGTGCTCAATGATTCAGAACCACAGGCAGCTCCGATCCCAAACACGACTCCATATGTCAAACATGTCAGACCAAGGACCATATAATGAGTATGAAGCCACCCATGAAGGACCTTTCATCATCATTAATGGTTATGGACAGTGCAAGTGTCAGCAGCTGCCATACAAAGAATGTGAAGTATAA